The following coding sequences lie in one Lolium perenne isolate Kyuss_39 chromosome 2, Kyuss_2.0, whole genome shotgun sequence genomic window:
- the LOC139835507 gene encoding uncharacterized protein, with product MATHWGLMQTACSKWHGIQEECEKRPISGHDMEQKLRRALDMYTDDTSLQFKFLNVYARLEKCEKWKEVRTTLSKSKTEQYNPDAPAATPHLGLICSDSFDQVLLLRRQNLSIKSFAAADIHPHCQPHPSPPASSAACPNSPCCLLQDLLRA from the exons atggccacccattgggggctcatgcagacggcgtgcagcaaatggcacggcatacaggaggagtgcgagaaacggccgatcagcggccacgacatggagcaaaag ctgcgccgagctttggacatgtacacggacgacaccagcctgcagttcaagttcctcaacgtctacgcccgcctcgagaagtgcgagaagtggaaggaagtccgcacgaccctgtcgaagagcaagaccgagcagtacaaccccgacgctccggcggcaa CTCCCCACCTCGGGCTGATCTGCTCCGATTCGTTCGACcaagtcctcctcctccgccgccagaaTCTCTCCATCAAGTCCTTCGCCGCCGCTGACATCCATCCCCACTGCCAGCCACATCCATCCCCGCCCGCATCTTCTGCCGCCTGCCCCAATAGCCCCTGCTGCCTTCTACAAGATCTCCTGCGGGCCTGA
- the LOC127332889 gene encoding uncharacterized protein: MPPNPTDPEQPDAAAAPAPPKKKRNLPGTPDPDAEVIALSPGTLMATNRFVCEVCGKGFQRDQNLQLHRRGHNLPWRLRQRGPGAAPPRRRVYVCPEPGCVHHAPARALGDLTGIKKHFCRKHGEKRWACPRCGKRYAVQADLKAHAKTCGTREYRCDCGTLFTRRDSFVTHRAFCGALVEETGRVLAVPAPPSPRPPDLDDVEENMDNEKPEENVDKVDEEEKGDENENSALAVVDEPQRVEAVSEAPQRNPSPPQQHIPSPQQQRIPSPPQQRIPSPPQQRIPSPPQQRIPSPPSPVPQEQQQPPMVAVVPNLEEPKVAAEPIVVFKQEEEDKQDEDVCFQEADRYDNAELEGSSLPDNDTPMLPCFLPSPSDAIGTDGSSTSCGTVSSASNSIAPATTTSTFAGLFASATASTTPQSRSLRDLIGVDPTFLCLAIGTPSNLFPQTNASNPGSFAPPPAPHMSATALLQKAAEAGASQAGTSFLKEFGLASSSSSTPSRPPQGRSIDSSPQSQQPQGRFIDSSRQSQQPQGSFIDSSRQPQLAQGRFIDSSRQSQLPQERFINNSMPSKLSQGRFMDTSLPSQHLAQGRFMDTTQPSQQQPQGRFMDTTPPSQQQPQGRFMDTTQPSQQQPQGRFMDTGLPCQQLPQGRFFSNSPPSNLSQGRFFDNLPPSSLPQGRFFVSSPPSNVPQGRFTDYSPPSKLPPARYIDSSPLPKLPQGRYIDSSPPSRVPQGRYMDNSPSSRVPQGRFVDSIPQQWHQQSNQQLMDMEPGPMVSGSLGLGLAYQGANAGLPDSMMGQSQSPLFGPKPAATLDFLGLGIGGTMGGSTPNGGGLPALMLGGELDMGSAQAHPPWEEAQMKTNGRTIL, encoded by the exons ATGCCGCCCAATCCGACGGACCCGGAGCAGCCGGACGCGGCCGCCGCGCCGGCGCCGCCCAAGAAGAAGAGGAACCTCCCCGGGACGCCAG atccggacgcggaggtgatcgCGCTGTCGCCGGGGACGCTCATGGCCACCAACCGCTTCGTGTGCGAGGTCTGCGGCAAGGGCTTCCAGCGGGACCAGAACCTGCAGCTGCACCGCCGGGGCCACAACCTGCCCTGGCGCCTGCGCCAGCGCGGGCCcggcgccgcgccgccgcgccgcagGGTCTACGTCTGCCCGGAGCCCGGGTGCGTGCACCACGCGCCCGCGCGCGCGCTCGGGGACCTCACGGGCATCAAGAAGCACTTCTGCCGCAAGCACGGCGAGAAGCGCTGGGCATGCCCGCGCTGCGGCAAGCGCTACGCCGTGCAGGCAGACCTCAAGGCGCACGCCAAGACCTGCGGCACCCGCGAGTACCGGTGCGACTGCGGAACGCTCTTCACCAG GCGGGACAGCTTCGTGACGCATCGAGCCTTCTGTGGCGCTCTCGTGGAGGAGACTGGCAGGGTGCTCGCCGTTCCGGCGCCGCCTTCTCCCCGGCCGCCTGATTTGGACGACGTTGAGGAAAACATGGACAATGAGAAGCCAGAGGAGAATGTGGACAAGGTAGATGAGGAGGAGAAAGGAGATGAAAATGAGAATTCTGCTCTGGCAGTGGTGGATGAGCCTCAGCGAGTCGAGGCGGTGTCTGAGGCGCCGCAGcgcaatccttcgccgccgcagcAGCACATTCCGTCCCCACAGCAGCAGCGCATTCCTTCACCGCCGCAGCAGCGCATTCCTTCACCGCCACAGCAGCGCATTCCTTCGCCGCCGCAGCAGCGCATTCCGTCACCGCCATCTCCGGTACCACAGGAGCAGCAGCAGCCGCCAATGGTGGCAGTGGTGCCAAATTTGGAGG AGCCAAAGGTGGCTGCGGAGCCAATTGTGGTCTTTAagcaggaggaggaagacaaGCAGGATGAAGATGTTTGCTTCCAAGAAGCCGATAGATACGACAACGCTGAATTGGAAGGATCTAGCCTGCCGGATAACGATACGCCGATGCTTCCGTGTTTCCTACCGTCGCCCTCGGATGCCATTGGTACAGATGGCAGCAGCACCAGCTGTGGCACAGTCAGCAGCGCTTCGAATTCCATCGCGCCAGCTACGACGACTAGCACGTTTGCTGGGCTGTTTGCATCCGCCACAGCAAGCACCACTCCCCAGAGCAGATCGCTGCGCGATCTTATCGGTGTTGATCCTACCTTCCTTTGCCTCGCGATTGGTACGCCCTCCAACCTCTTCCCGCAGACAAACGCGAGCAACCCTGGCAGCTTTGCTCCACCTCCAGCACCACACATGTCTGCGACGGCACTCCTGCAGAAGGCAGCTGAGGCTGGAGCCTCGCAAGCAGGCACGTCTTTCTTGAAGGAGTTTGGGCTTGCAAGTTCCTCCTCTTCAACCCCATCCAGGCCACCGCAAGGAAGGTCTATCGATAGCTCACCACAATCCCAGCAGCCTCAAGGAAGGTTTATCGACAGCTCAAGACAATCCCAGCAGCCTCAAGGAAGCTTTATCGACAGCTCAAGACAACCCCAGCTAGCTCAAGGAAGGTTTATCGACAGCTCAAGACAGTCTCAGCTACCTCAAGAGAGGTTCATAAACAACTCGATGCCATCCAAGCTATCTCAAGGGAGATTCATGGATACTTCATTACCATCCCAGCACCTAGCTCAAGGCAGATTCATGGACACCACACAACCATCCCAGCAGCAACCTCAAGGGAGATTTATGGATACCACACCACCATCCCAGCAGCAACCTCAAGGGAGATTCATGGATACCACACAACCATCCCAGCAGCAACCTCAAGGGAGATTCATGGATACAGGACTACCGTGCCAGCAGCTACCTCAAGGAAGGTTCTTCAGTAACTCGCCACCATCAAATCTATCTCAAGGAAGGTTCTTCGATAACCTGCCACCATCCAGTCTACCGCAGGGAAGGTTCTTCGTTAGCTCGCCACCATCCAATGTACCTCAGGGAAGATTCACCGATTACTCGCCACCATCCAAGCTACCACCAGCAAGATATATCGATAGCTCGCCGCTGCCCAAGCTACCACAGGGAAGGTACATCGATAGCTCGCCACCATCGAGGGTACCACAGGGAAGGTACATGGATAACTCACCATCATCGAGGGTACCGCAGGGAAGGTTCGTCGACAGCATTCCGCAGCAGTGGCACCAACAGAGTAATCAACAGCTAATGGATATGGAGCCTGGGCCGATGGTATCTGGcagccttggccttggccttgcGTACCAAGGTGCAAATGCAGGGTTGCCAGATTCGATGATGGGGCAATCACAATCACCACTGTTCGGTCCCAAGCCTGCTGCCACTCTGGACTTCCTTGGGCTTGGCATCGGAGGGACAATGGGCGGCTCCACACCCAACGGTGGTGGCCTCCCGGCATTGATGCTTGGAGGGGAGCTGGACATGGGGTCTGCACAGGCACACCCTCCATGGGAAGAGGCACAGATGAAGACCAATGGCCGCACAATCCTGTGA